GCGGCCGATCACTCGCTCTACGTCCACACGCTCTCCTCGCTCGCCGGCGAGCAGCGCTTCACCGTGCGCCGCGGCGACGGCCACCCCTTCGGCGAGCTGCGGTCGGTGGCGGAAGCGCCCGCCTTCCTGCCGAACCTCGAGCTCGTCGAGCTCGCGAGCGAGCACGCCATGCGGGCGGCGCTGGTGCGTCCGCGCAACTTCGATCCCAAGCTGCGCTACCCGGTGATCGTCTACGTCTACGCCGGTCCCCACGCTCAGGTCGTGACCGCGGCGAGGGAGAAGTGGCTCCTGCAGCAGTGGATCGCCGACCACGGCTTCGTGGTGGTCTCGGTGGACGGGCGCGGGACGCCGGCCCGCGGGCGCGCCTGGGAGCGCGCCATCCACGGCAACCTCATCGACGTCCCGCTGGCCGATCAGGTCGCGGGGCTCAAGGCGCTCGGCGCTCGCTTCCCCGAGCTCGACATGGAGCGGGTGGGGATCTACGGCTGGTCGTTCGGCGGCTACTTCTCGTCGATGGCCGCGATGCAGCGGCCGGACGTCTACAAGGCCGCGGTCGCCGGAGCGCCGGTGGCCGACTGGCTCGACTACGACACGCACTACACGGAGCGCTACCTCGGCCTCCCCCAGGCGAACCCGGAGGGCTACCGGAAGAGCTCGGTGCTCAGCTACGCGTCGGAGCTCTCGCGGCCGTTCCTGCTGATCCACGGGACCGCGGACGACAACGTCTACTTCGCCCACGCGCTGAAGATGTCGGACGCCCTCTTCCGCGCCGGGAAGAGGCACGACTTCCTCCCGCTGGCGGGGTTCACGCACATGGTGCCGGATCCGCTCGTGACCACGCGCCTCTACACGAGGATCACCTCGTTCTTCGAGGAGCACCTGGGCGCGCCGGTGGCGCAGCCCTAGGCTTCCTCGCGCACCTCCTCGGCGTGCGGGAGCGGCTCGCCGAGGAGCTCGGAGAGGTCGAGGGCGTCGAGGAGGGCGGCGCCCTTCCGGTCGTTGTTGAAGAAGACGTAGGCGTCGCGGCCCGTGTCGCGGAGCTCGAGGGCCACCTCCTCCATCGCCTCCTTCCCGTAGCGCCCGCCGTACCTGGCCGAGGTCCCGTGGAAGCGCAGGTAGCGGAAGTCTCCCGTCGAATGCGGCGGGAGCTCCGGGAGCAGGTCGTGCTCGCAGATCGCCGCGCCGTAGCGGTCGAGGAGCTCGAGGATGGGCTCGTCATACCAGGCGATCGCACGGAACTCGAAGACGTGCCTCACGTCGCTGGGCAGGGCCTGGAGGAAGCGCTCGAGCCGCACCGGGTTGGCGGTCTTCCAGTTGGGCGGGAGCTGCCAGAGCACCGGCCCCAGCTTCGGCCCGAGCCTGCGGAGGGGCGCGAAGAACCGCTCGAGCCCCTGGCCGACGTCGCGCAGCTTGCGGGTGTGGGTCAGGTAGCGGCTGCCCTTGCAGGCGAAGAGGAAGCCGCGCGGCGTCTGCTCGCGCCAGCGATCGACGGCCTTCTCGGTGGGCAGGCGGTAGAAGGTCGCGTTGAGCTCCACCGTCGTGAAGACCTCGGCGTAGCGCGGCAGCCACCGCGTCTGTGCGAGGCCCTCCGGATAGAGGAGCCGGCGCCAATGCGGATACGACCAACCGCTCGTGCCCAGGCGCACGCGTCCCATGAGGCCATGATGGTCATCGCGGAGCCGTGTCGGAGGGTCGTGCGACACTTCCGTCTTTCGAGACGGGAGGCCACGAGATGACGGACCCGACTGCGTGCGACGAAGCGGAGGTCTTGGTACTCGATCTGGAGACCCGGCGGGCCTTCGCCGAGGTGGAGGGCGGGCGTCCGGATCTCCTCGGCCTCTCCCTGGCCGTGGTCTGGTCCTACGAGCGCGAGGCGTTCACCCCGTATTTCGAAGGCGACGCCGGTGCCTTGATCGATCGCCTGCTGGGCGCGCGGCTCGTCGTCGGCTTCAACCACGTGGGCTTCGATCTCGAGGTCCTGCGACCGTACGCGGAGCATCGTGAGATCGACGGGGTGCGCTGCTTCGATCTCCTCGTCGATCTCCGCTCCCGCCTCGGGCATCGTGTGAGCCTCGAGAGCTGCTGCTCGGCCACCCTCGGCAGCCGCAAGGCCGGCGACGGGCTCCAGGCGATCGAGTGGTTCCGCCAGGGGCGCCTCGCCGAGCTCGAGCACTATTGCCGCGAGGACGTGCGCCTCACCCGCGACCTCTTCGATCACGGGCGGTCCCACGGACAAATCCAGGTGCGGAAGAGGAGCCCGAGCGGCGAGTGGCACACCGCGACCGTGCCAGTGTCCTGGCCGATTCCTGACGCGGAGGCCGAGGGGAGCCTCGGCGGAGGCTCCCCTTCGTCGACGTGAACCGGCGGGTTCGCGTCATCGCGTTCCGGAGGGAACGGGCGCCCCTCCGGACGGGGCGAGGCTACTTCTTGCGCGAGCGCTTCGCCTTGGGCGCCGGCGGGGCCTCGGCGGCAGCCT
The Vulgatibacter incomptus DNA segment above includes these coding regions:
- a CDS encoding DUF72 domain-containing protein, which produces MGRVRLGTSGWSYPHWRRLLYPEGLAQTRWLPRYAEVFTTVELNATFYRLPTEKAVDRWREQTPRGFLFACKGSRYLTHTRKLRDVGQGLERFFAPLRRLGPKLGPVLWQLPPNWKTANPVRLERFLQALPSDVRHVFEFRAIAWYDEPILELLDRYGAAICEHDLLPELPPHSTGDFRYLRFHGTSARYGGRYGKEAMEEVALELRDTGRDAYVFFNNDRKGAALLDALDLSELLGEPLPHAEEVREEA
- a CDS encoding ribonuclease H-like domain-containing protein produces the protein MTDPTACDEAEVLVLDLETRRAFAEVEGGRPDLLGLSLAVVWSYEREAFTPYFEGDAGALIDRLLGARLVVGFNHVGFDLEVLRPYAEHREIDGVRCFDLLVDLRSRLGHRVSLESCCSATLGSRKAGDGLQAIEWFRQGRLAELEHYCREDVRLTRDLFDHGRSHGQIQVRKRSPSGEWHTATVPVSWPIPDAEAEGSLGGGSPSST